A region of Triplophysa dalaica isolate WHDGS20190420 chromosome 18, ASM1584641v1, whole genome shotgun sequence DNA encodes the following proteins:
- the lrrc2 gene encoding leucine-rich repeat-containing protein 2, producing the protein MRSERIGIDIPVYHLSLIRELWEGRVKTHRQKQKKEEERLSRSALAKVNEQWQYRIACRKLKRVEVETLQCYLERSTLAQLNILPTVNKDNEDEDRKFIFELTGKKWMKLPEDLQYMTYLKEWHIRETRIPEIPAYIQAFVDLRVLDVPRNGLTKIPVEIGKLISLRELNLSYNKLTIIPPELGDCENLERLEMTANFKLEELPFELRNLKKLKHLDLSENTFASIPICVLRMDGLKCLDMSNNRLKDLPEDIDRIEALETVFLHKNKIKHIPLSMSNISHLKMLVLSADELISIPSKLADDPQIKLVRLYDNPIHADDEDETATDERDREFMNTYLQTLEDRETLPIYTTKVSLSCLL; encoded by the exons ATGAGATCAGAGCGGATTGGCATTGACATTCCTGTTTACCATCTCTCACTGATCCGAGAACTGTGGGAGGGCCGGgtgaaaacacacagacagaagcagaagaaagaagaagagagaCTCAGCAGAAGTGCTCTGGCCAA ggtGAATGAACAGTGGCAGTATCGCATCGCATGCAGAAAGTTAAAGAGAGTTGAGGTGGAGACGCTGCAGTGTTATCTGGAGAGATCCACTCTCGCACAACTCAACATTCTGCCAACAGTTAATAAAG ATAATGAAGACGAGGACCgaaaatttatttttgagttGACCGGAAAGAAATGGATG AAGTTACCTGAAGATCTTCAGTACATGACTTACCTGAAGGAATGGCACATCCGTGAAACAAGGATTCCCGAGATTCCCGCTTACATCCAGGCGTTCGTGGATCTGCGTGTGCTGGACGTCCCGAGGAACGGCCTGACAAAGATTCCTGTAGAGATCG GAAAACTCATCAGCTTAAGAGAATTAAACCTAAGTTATAATAAATTAACCATTATTCCACCTGAACTGGGAGACTGTGAGAATCTGGAGCGATTAGAAATGACGGCAAACTTCAAACTAGAAGAGTTACCATTTGAG CTGAGGAATTTGAAAAAACTGAAGCATTTGGACTTGTCGGAAAACACATTTGCTAGCATTCCCATCTGTGTCCTCCGCATGGATGGCCTGAAATGTTTGGATATGAGTAACAACCGACTCAAGGACCTGCCTGAAGACAtcgacag GATTGAAGCTTTAGAGACTGTGTTCCTACACAAGAACAAGATCAAACACATCCCTCTGTCCATGAGTAACATCTCACATCTGAAGATGCTGGTGCTCAGTGCGGATGAGCTCATCAGCATCCCCTCCAAATTGGCGGATGATCCTCAGATCAA ATTAGTCCGATTATATGACAATCCGATACACGCTGACGATGAAGATGAAACTGCAACGGACGAACGCGACAGAGAATTCATGAACACATACCTGCAAACTCTCGAGGACAGAG